GGTCAGGGGTAAGCCATCACCACCGCATGGCTAAGCTAccaaaatcataaaataaactTTCAGCTTACCTTTTTGCAACTTCCAAGCATATCTAAATCCACCTTTTCAAGATTGAGGCCAAGTTCTTCGGTTATCACCTGCAGAACAGAAGCATTGATTTCAATCATAAAAACCATAATAATTGCACACAGGTATTCCAATATACGAGCAGAAGTAAACTCACCTCACCCCCTGTGAGAACAGCAAGATCCTGTAACCCAGCCTTCCTGTTCTCTCCAAAACCAGGAGCTTTTATGGCGCAAACCTAAgcaaaacataaattaatttacCAAAAAAGTACATAAAAACACTAATCAAGAATTCAGTTAACTCAAAACAAAGGAAATTCATATAAAGGATTAGCCCCAAAAACATAATCAAACCTTTATTCCAGCACGAAGCTTGTTTAAAATAAGGGTTGCTAATGCCTCACTTTCCACGTCTTCAGAAACAATTAACAAAGGCCTTTGTCTCTGAGCAAAGACAAGAAACTCTTGTCAACACATAACCAAATGTGAATATACCATTTAACAAAGGATTTGAAATATTCTCCAATCTGAATGCTTGATGAGAAAGCAACGGGTACCTTCAAAGCTAACTCTAATACTTTCACCATAGCATGTATGCTAGAGATTTTCTTCTCATGGATCAAAATGAGAGGATCTTCTAATTCCTGTAAGCAAAAGGGCATGTACACAACTAAGTCTGAAATcaggaaaattaaataaatgactAGAAGGAACAGTTATCGTAACCTTCCAGCCATCTGGACACcacaaaattttaaagatatatGCTATGGCCAATGATTTTGAATCAAAAGAAATAGAGGCTTACACATTTTTGGTTTTTCTGGTTGGTGATGAAATAAGGGGATATGTAGCCCCTGTCCAGCTTCATTCCTTCAACAACTTCCAGCTCATTATCTAGTGTCTTCCCATCCTGCAACAGTTAGAAATAAATTAAGACCCAACTGTACATGAGAAACAAAGCAACGCAATCCCCCCAACCAAGAAGAAGATGTTCTGATAAAACATCAAATCTAAAATAATTTACCAACACCAATTTTGCCAACCCTAAGTAAAAGCAAAGAGGTGCTCTGAGGCCAAATTCAATGAATCAATGTGTGTCAACATGATTCAACTTACTTGGATTGTAATAACTCCCTCTTTGCCGACCTTCTCCATGGCCTTTGCAATTAACTCACCAATTTCTCTCTCTCCATTTGCAGATATTGTACCAACTTGTGCTATTTCTTCAGATGTGCTGATCATCCGTGCTCTGCTCTTCAAATTGGTAACAACAGCATCAACAGCCATGCTGATGCCTCGTCTCAGGTCCATTGCATTCATTCCTGCTGCAACAGACTTGCATCCCTCTGTGAATATTGCTCGAGTAAGAACAGTGGCACAAGTGGTCCCTGCATCAACATAGAAAGAAAGATGTCCATTACAAAATAGTGCAAGCACAGATTTCCTGAGTATGAGAGCTACCATAAGCCAACAATCAAGGAAACAATAGTTAGATAATGGTAGACATTAAAATGTTACCATCTCCAGCAACATCATTGGTGGCATTTGCAACCTGCTTTACAAGGCTAGCAccaatattcttgactttatCCTTGAATTCAATGCTCTTTGCAACAGTCACCCCATCTTTTGTCACTTTGGGGGCTCCAAAGCTTTGTTCGATAACTACGTTCCGCCCCTACAAATTACAAAATATAAATCACAATTGACAACCATCATTAACTTGTTAGCTAAAAACAGAAGTTTCCAGAAAGAAACATGGATTTAAATTGCGGCCATGTTCGTGGTCGACACAGGCAGTGGAAACAAGCCTATAGTGGCCATGAAGGTAACGGCCTATacaaattttttagaaaaaaaaaactgcaaAAACACATGAAATAAAGAGATATTTCAAGATATGAGTATAACTAAGATACTCTGATCAAACAATAAGCATTAATACATCAAGTAAAGAAATCCAATCCATCATTGTTAGACATCTttagaaataattaattattagctAAAATAACAATGTAAATAATACAACTAGTAAAGAATAATTCTCCATCCTCTAAATTTGACAAAAAGAGCTTGGCATCGAATATGATAGTTCTGAAGTCCACAAGGTTCAAGATATAGTCGGTGTAATGGATTAAGAATGACAAAAGGGTTGGGTGTGAAGAAACTGTCAGAGAACTTCTGAGAGTAAATAACCAGGGTTGCATACGCTTGAGGTTGTGAGAGTAATGGAGATATATCATGATTGAAGACAAAGCGGAAATTGGCTTTTAAGAAGTTTTCTCTTTACATATATTCTACTCCTTCATCATACGTATGCTATTTATTTAAGGACTAATATGAAACTACAGGATTATACTGTTGACATGTATGAAATTATAACAACTAAATAACGGAATAATTTGTTGTAATGTAATTTAAAATGTGAGACTGCATATATCACCTTAGGACCCATGGTGACTTTTACAGCATCAGCAAGCTCTTCAACACCCTTAAGCATCAAGGCACGGGCTTCTACACCAAATTTGATGTCTTTAGCCGCATAGTTTCTGCTCCAGTTTAGTCTACTTCCAATCTATAACAGCAGCAAGACCCAAAATATGAGAAAGCTATATTCAAACTTCATCGATAAGAGCAGTAATCGCAGGGGCAGATCAAATAAGATAATGCACAAATGTACAAGCCAGGAAGAAGTAAGAACACTAGAGCTCACCTGATGCGTGCTGTTCCTAGCGATCCTGCGAACCAAAAGAAACCCGTTAACATCAGGCATGAGCAACAACACAAAAACCAACATAGAGCATTGACCACTGATGCAACATTCAAAAACTCAAGTAGCAAGCTTTCAGTTCAGTTATTTATCCAGTTAGAAATGAAATTCCAAAGGGGAAAAATATAAATCCGATATCGGAAAACGTAAATTGGTTATCTTTCGAGTTATGCTGCATCGTTTACTCGAGTACCAAGCGGAAAATGGAGAAAACAATCAAAACACAGTTAGCACGCAACGATAAAAACAGAAGGGGAACAGAAAGTACCGAGCCTTAGAAGCGAGGCTAGAGGCGAAACGATACATAGTGTACAGACTGCAAAAACAATGAAGAGTTCTGGATTGGGAAATGAGGAAGCGAGTGAATTAACAAAAAGATTACACGAGGCAGACTGTGAAGAGAGAAAGTAGGCGCTTTTATAATAAAAGAGGAAGGCTCCAGAAGCACAACGGGCAGAGCACAGCAGCCTCTGGTtctagggtttagggt
The genomic region above belongs to Manihot esculenta cultivar AM560-2 chromosome 3, M.esculenta_v8, whole genome shotgun sequence and contains:
- the LOC110612158 gene encoding chaperonin CPN60-2, mitochondrial; this translates as MYRFASSLASKARIARNSTHQIGSRLNWSRNYAAKDIKFGVEARALMLKGVEELADAVKVTMGPKGRNVVIEQSFGAPKVTKDGVTVAKSIEFKDKVKNIGASLVKQVANATNDVAGDGTTCATVLTRAIFTEGCKSVAAGMNAMDLRRGISMAVDAVVTNLKSRARMISTSEEIAQVGTISANGEREIGELIAKAMEKVGKEGVITIQDGKTLDNELEVVEGMKLDRGYISPYFITNQKNQKCELEDPLILIHEKKISSIHAMVKVLELALKRQRPLLIVSEDVESEALATLILNKLRAGIKVCAIKAPGFGENRKAGLQDLAVLTGGEVITEELGLNLEKVDLDMLGSCKKITVSKDDTIILDGAGDKKAIEERCEQIRSAIELSTSNYDKEKLQERLAKLSGGVAVLKIGGASEAEVGEKKDRVTDALNATKAAVEEGIVAGGGVALLYATKELAELQTDNFDQKIGVQIIQNALKTPVHTIASNAGVEGAVVIGKLLEQDDHNLGYDAAKGEYVDMVKAGIVDPLKVIRTALIDAASVSSLMTTTEAIVSELPKDEKDAPGMAPGMGMDY